TGACCTTCTAGAACCTCTGAGCCGATCTCTTCGCTGTCAATTTCAGATTGTTCAGCAGCTTGTGGCATATTTTTAAAAGGAGCTGATGATTTATGCTTGCGAGACTTTCTATTCTCCTTTTGCATATTGGCTAATGGAAGAGACTTGCGTTTCTTCTTTGTACTTTTACGAGAGGCCGAAACAGCTTCTGCAATAACATTTATTGAAACGAACTTATGTATATATTCTATAGGAAAGAATAACTTTCAACCAAACATGAAAACACAGATAACCATTATTACAgagattaaaaataaaataaagaaacttgCCAGCATCATTTTGTGTTATTTGCGCTTCCAGATTAAGCAGACCAAGCGCCCCATCGAGTTCAGACATGTCATGTGCCCTTATAATGTATacctaagaaaataaaaacaaaatacaatGACGATGCCAAAATATATCATAACAAAATTTCATTATACTGCAGCCCTGCCAAATTGGTTCACCCCAAACCTCCCTATCCAGGAAAAAAGAACAAGCAAATGCGGCTCTGAAAAAAATATCAGTTTTACCGTAGAGTGTTAGTTATAATGCATTAAAATATCAGGGAACGTTACGAGCCAAAACACAAAATACCTACTAGGGATCTAATTACTTGTTTATCCTAATCTTACAACTAAAGTTATCAAGTTTCTCTTTTTAAATGCCTGGAGATGCCATTTGCGGGAAATTTTTAACTCCTGCACAATCCAGTTCAAAGTTTCCAACACACTCGCGTAGGCATGCAGTATCATTAATGATGCTCATTAATATCAATTACTTTATAGTACCTCGGTCCCAAAATACTTGTCAATTTTTACAAACATGTTGTGTAGGAAAATTGACAACTATTTTGGGATGGAGGTAATATCAGACGGATTCATCAAGCATTCAATACATGCTTAATGTATAATAAACACAGGAAACAATATTCACCTTGAATCGTTTAGGGCCGATTAACTGGAAGATCAAAACGTCTCCCTCAAGCAAGTTGTGTGCCATACAAAACTGTCTCCAACCAGCACTTAACCCAGTCTTGTATGCAATGTACTTGATCTTGAACTCGTTTCCATTTTCATCTTCTAAGGTGACAGTACCATCCTCATGTGGTAAGTGTGTCTTGCAGAATGGTCCAGGAAGCCCCTAATGAACAACAAAAAGGTTATACAAAATTATATAGTTCTAATATttctaagataataatgttaatccaAACTCACCATCCAAAAACAGCTGCCGACATGTGATCTAACCAAAGATTTTGCAAAACTAGGCAAGTCAGGTTCTAGATTCATCTGAACCTCTTCAGCACGAATCATAGCCGGAGACTTGGTTTCAGGAGGAGTAGTTTTCTCGTCTCCTTTCTGTTTCTTATGGCTTCAAGTAAAATGAAAAGACATGAGATCATTAAGCTTAACTTGTAACAAGCAAATAATTAAAAGATTGGATACATAAGAGCATTTTGGATACTTCACTAACCTCTTGTTCTTCCCTGATCGATCAGATGGCGCCTGTTAAAAAAATCAAGAAGTTCATTGCTCCATTAATCAGGCACTAAAACTTATTAGAATACGAAATAAATCTAACTCGATCGGTCAATAAAATACTCAATTCCAGGCTTATTGAATTGGATTGTACATAAAAACTTAGCTGCAATCAAGCAAACAGCGAAAAGGGTCGATTCGATTGGAATCTTAAGACTCACCTGCTTAACGCTTGTCTCTGAAACACTCTTCTTTACAGTATACATCAATTCTTTCTTCTCTGTCGGCTTTCTCTTTCTCTTACCCTGCAACCCAAAAGCAAGATAAACAGAGCATATATATCAAACCCAGAAACCTGATTAAACTTAAAATGATAACTTGGAATCAAGCCCTGGAAAAATGTTCTGATAGGAAAAAGCTGAAACACTAAACAACCAACCAACTACAAATTAACCCAATTCTTTAAAGCTAATGAACAAGAGATCTAAACCTAATTTGGAGATATAGAGAGACAGACCGTAGGAAATTGGTTTTCAGGATTTGGAGAACGCTGATTAGACAACTGAGCGAGAGTTATAGCTTCTTCTTCATCTAATGGCGGATTGTTATTATTAGCCTGTGCACATTCGACTTGGTTCTCCATGATTCTGAGAATTGGGTGTCGGCAAATTCAATACGACAACCTAGAAAGAGGAGAGAAATGGTGGGTTACGGACCGAATTGTCTGGTTTTTAAAGATTTCAAAGTTTCCATAAATGATGTATTTTTATGATGAGATTGAGAGGAGGGGACTTAAATTGACCTCTTCGTTAGAATGTTAAAGAGGCATCGTTTCTTGGTTATGACTAGAAATGTTCTTGCTTTGACGATTCCATCCAACCAAATCGTAATGCAATAATCTTTTTTATGATCCCCTTGTAATGGGAATTAAAAATGTCATCAGCTTACAAATTAGATTCCGACATGTTAACATAATGCACTTCTAGGTTTTACTTTTGTCTTGCTACAAGCATGAGTATGATCTTAGACGGAGAAATTTATGCGATCAAGTCTGATTTGATAACATTGATCGCATTATGCTATGGAGCTAAACATGTGGTTGATAGATATATCATGGAAGTCTTGTTATTTACTTACGAAGAAGCACATGTCTTCGATTGAACAAAGACCTCAGCTTCAAAGTAGCCATTATTTTTTTTTGTGTTGGTAGGATTAATAGGATTCTAGCGCTTCGTAAAAGCTATATGACATCCTAATCGCGGTGTAATATACGTTTCAACGCTTATTAATGAAAAGCCAAGTTACCATAAAAAAAGTTATAATACCGATACTTGTTATTGAAGTATCTTAGAAATAAATTTTCactcaaaaatgtatcttgatttacaaGATATGAATTTGTCCCAGTTAAGTTCACATTTTCTAAACAGCAATTTCAGTCAGCTATAAGTGTTTGTTGGCAGGGAGTCGGAATGATCATGTGAAATACTTGAAAGTACAAGTTGTTACAGACTTGTTTTCCAATAACATTTACCACAATTTCCTACAACAAAGGTTCTTCCACAAGGAGAAGTGACCTTCCGACTTCTCGGTGAAAAGTTTAGTCCTTTTCTCTTGAATCTGAACTCGACTGTTTCACGAGGACAAAttgagcttgagaagctgatgGAGCTAACCAAGTTTGGACTTGAACAGCCAATTCCTGTCAAATTCCAATTTTAAACCAAGTTTCTCAACCCCAACTCCGAAAGAGATTGTGATGGTTTTATTCATCTTTTTAGAAATCTAA
The sequence above is a segment of the Rutidosis leptorrhynchoides isolate AG116_Rl617_1_P2 unplaced genomic scaffold, CSIRO_AGI_Rlap_v1 contig622, whole genome shotgun sequence genome. Coding sequences within it:
- the LOC139884918 gene encoding B3 domain-containing protein Os01g0234100-like, yielding MENQVECAQANNNNPPLDEEEAITLAQLSNQRSPNPENQFPTGKRKRKPTEKKELMYTVKKSVSETSVKQAPSDRSGKNKSHKKQKGDEKTTPPETKSPAMIRAEEVQMNLEPDLPSFAKSLVRSHVGSCFWMGLPGPFCKTHLPHEDGTVTLEDENGNEFKIKYIAYKTGLSAGWRQFCMAHNLLEGDVLIFQLIGPKRFKVYIIRAHDMSELDGALGLLNLEAQITQNDAEAVSASRKSTKKKRKSLPLANMQKENRKSRKHKSSAPFKNMPQAAEQSEIDSEEIGSEVLEGHKLATPTFQFNDVKSLEDFCILVDGLVIDSELQDNTRDKYYDLCCSQNAFLHENLIPGINYKLIIGTISETVSIANALASCKLTTSREEFSGWERSLKAFELLGMKIGFLHSRLCQLANLALESEGASFTRRYMEAKIERTRAEEEIKSLEEKHEELKDASEKYDAELKRLKTKADCYELKFQDEVTAPW